One genomic window of Limanda limanda chromosome 16, fLimLim1.1, whole genome shotgun sequence includes the following:
- the dcaf6 gene encoding DDB1- and CUL4-associated factor 6 isoform X2, translating to MSCSGNLVWDVNKRLIGYSEPNTIRTNYLGRREFVQRLKLEATLNVHDGCVNTISWNETGEYILSGSDDTFLVITNPYNKKVKKSIRSGHRANIFSAKFMPHTNDQEIISCSGDGIIYYTHTEKSPEFNRQCQFTCHYGTAYEIMTVPNDPYTFLSCGEDGTVRWFDLRTKTSCNKEDCKDDILINCRRAATSISISPLVPYYLAVGCSDSSVRIYDRRMLGTRTTGNYMGRGTTGMCVRFVPAHLTNKSCRVTSLCYSEDGQEVLVSYSSDYIYLFNPKDDKARELKGPSEERREELRQPPVKRLRLRGDWSDTGPRARPESERERDGEQSPNVSLMQRMSDMLSRWFEEASEAQSSRGTRPQTRPRVSLPGTAGRPEASSNPPAAPAGDSSQNPSAPERPVTTDTSVEPAAPAAATADAPAAATAAATADAAPMPKSTFSSSSGSSSTVTAPTPSSSTSEESSVPSTSLLTSSPDSEQRSQAGTTRTPTPGGASTSEAAVSGGAEAAASAPGESVSALVGSSSSSTSAPSSSTSIGTSRPSAAEPVLSLHYSSEGTTTSTIKLDFTDEWSSTSGTMGSGAHKTSEVAQSRASVSTESSASGQIPSEPSRQQSLPAAAAEPPCDASCSSTPPAAAEGSSQGDGTERSQPEGAEDTSGGCRRAEPTGESQCGPLPSEWEGQSQPARGNQDSDDSDDDPILIPSTRIRGQGQRRSAAARIQELFRRRKERREMEESETQNIRRPSVKMVYKGHRNSRTMIKESCFWGNNFVMSGSDCGHIFIWDRHTAEHLMLLEADNHVVNCLQPHPYDPILASSGIDYDIKVWSPLEVSPSFNRVLANEVITRNELMLEETRNTITVPASFMLRMLASLNHIRSDRLEGDRSEGSGQENEEEQ from the exons ATGTCCTGCTCCGGGAACCTGGTGTGGGATGTAAATAAACGCCTGATCGGATACAGCGAGCCCAACACCATCAGGACCAACTACTTAG GTAGAAGAGAATTTGTCCAGAGGCTTAAACTTGAAGCGACACTGAATGTACACGATGGCTGT GTCAACACGATATCCTGGAATGAGACAGGCGAATACATCCTGTCAGGATCAGACGACACATTTTTGGTTATTACGAACCCATACAACAAGAAG GTTAAGAAATCGATACGTTCAGGTCATCGGGCAAACATCTTCAGTGCGAAGTTCATGCCGCACACCAACGACCAGGAGATCATCTCCTGCTCTGGAGATGGCATCATCTACTACACCCACACTGAGAAGAGTCCTGAGTTCAACAGACAATGCCAGTTCACCTGTCACTATGGGACAGCTTATGAG ATTATgacggtaccaaatgacccctACACGTTTCTGTCGTGTGGGGAGGACGGCACCGTGCGATGGTTCGATCTTCGCACGAAGACGAGCTGCAATAAAGAAGACTGCAAAGAT GACATCCTGATTAACTGTCGGAGGGCAGCAACCTCTATATCCATCTCTCCACTGGTGCCATATTATCTGGCTGTGGGCTGCTCCGACAGCTCCGTGCGAATCTACGACAGACGTATGCTGGGAACCAGAACGACAG GTAACTACATGGGCCGGGGGACGACGGGCATGTGCGTTCGTTTTGTTCCCGCTCACCTGACCAACAAGTCGTGCCGGGTGACGTCCCTCTGCTACAGCGAGGACGGGCAGGAGGTGCTGGTCAGCTACTCCTCCGATTACATCTACCTGTTCAATCCCAAAGATGACAAGGCCCGGGAGCTGAAGGGCCCGtccgaggagaggagggaggag CTGAGGCAGCCTCCAGTGAAACGCCTCCGACTACGAGGGGACTGGTCTGACACTGGACCCCGAGCTCGCCcggagagtgagagggagagagacg GTGAGCAGAGCCCAAACGTGTCTCTGATGCAGAGGATGTCGGACATGTTGTCTCGTTGGTTTGAGGAGGCCAGCGAagctcagagcagcagaggaacgcGGCCACAGACACGGCCCAGAG TCTCGCTTCCAGGAACAGCCGGCCGTCCCGAGGCCTCGTCAAATCCTCCAGCTGCCCCGGCAGGAGACTCCAGTCAGAACCCCAGTGCCCCCGAGAGGCCTGTGACGACAGACACTTCAGTGgaacctgctgctcctgccgCTGCCACAGCCGATGCACCTGCCGCTGCCACCGCTGCTGCCACCGCCGATGCTGCCCCCATGCCCAAGTccaccttctcttcctcctcagggtcTTCATCAACAGTTACAGCACCCACTCCCTCCAGCTCCACGTCAGAGGAGAGTTCGGTCCcttccacctccctcctcacctcctcccctgACTCAGAGCAGAGGAGTCAGGCAGGTACGACCAGGACCCCCACGCCGGGGGGCGCGTCCACCTCAGAAGCTGCAGTCTCAG gaggagcagaagctgcagcctcAGCTCCTGGTGAATCTGTATCTGCGCTagttggcagcagcagcagcagcaccagtgctccctcctcctccacctcgaTCGGCACCAGTCGACCCAGTGCAGCAGAGCCGGTCCTCAGCCTACATTACAGCTCAGAGGgaaccaccaccagcaccatcaAGCTGGACTTCACTGATGAGTG GAGCAGCACTTCTGGCACTATGGGCAGCGGAGCTCACAAAACATCTGAGGTTGCGCAGAGCCGAGCGAGTGTGTCGACGGAGAGTTCAGCATCAGGGCAAA TTCCCTCTGAGCCCTCGAGGCAGCAGAGTTTGCCGGCCGCCGCTGCAGAGCCACCGTGTGACGCCTCCTGCAGCTCGACGCCTCCAGCTGCGGCGGAGGGCTCCTCCCAGGGGGACGGCACGGAGAGGAGTCAGCCGGAGGGGGCGGAGGACACGTcgggaggctgcaggagggCGGAGCCAACCGGGGAGAGCCAATGCGGCCCGCTCCCGTCAGAGTGGGAGGGCCAGAGTCAGCCCGCCCGGGGCAACCAGGACTCTGATGACAGCGATGACGATCCCATCCTCATCCCGTCCACGAGGATCAGAGGACAGGGACAGAG aCGCTCGGCAGCAGCTCGCATCCAGGAGCTGTTTcgcaggaggaaagaaagaagggagatggaggagagcgAGACCCAGAACATCAGGAGACCCTCGGTCAAGATGGTCTACAAGGGCCACCGCAACTCCAGGACAATG ATAAAGGAGTCGTGTTTCTGGGGCAACAACTTTGTGATGAGCGGCTCCGACTGCGGCCACATCTTCATCTGGGACAGACACACGGCCGAGCACCTGATGCTGCTCGAAGCCGACAACCACGTGGTCAACTGCCTGCAGCCGCACCCCTACGACCCCA TTCTTGCTTCTTCAGGGATAGACTACGACATCAAGGTTTGGTCGCCGCTGGAAGTTTCGCCATCATTCAACAGAGTCCTCGCTAATGAG GTCATAACTCGGAACGAGCTGATGTTAGAAGAAACgagaaacacaatcacagtCCCGGCCTCTTTCATGCTACGGATGTTGGCCTCTCTGAACCACATCAGATCAG ATCGACTAGAGGGCGACCGCTCTGAAGGTTCGGGTCAGGAGAACGAGGAAGAGCAGTAG
- the dcaf6 gene encoding DDB1- and CUL4-associated factor 6 isoform X1, which translates to MSCSGNLVWDVNKRLIGYSEPNTIRTNYLGRREFVQRLKLEATLNVHDGCVNTISWNETGEYILSGSDDTFLVITNPYNKKVKKSIRSGHRANIFSAKFMPHTNDQEIISCSGDGIIYYTHTEKSPEFNRQCQFTCHYGTAYEIMTVPNDPYTFLSCGEDGTVRWFDLRTKTSCNKEDCKDDILINCRRAATSISISPLVPYYLAVGCSDSSVRIYDRRMLGTRTTGNYMGRGTTGMCVRFVPAHLTNKSCRVTSLCYSEDGQEVLVSYSSDYIYLFNPKDDKARELKGPSEERREELRQPPVKRLRLRGDWSDTGPRARPESERERDGEQSPNVSLMQRMSDMLSRWFEEASEAQSSRGTRPQTRPRVSLPGTAGRPEASSNPPAAPAGDSSQNPSAPERPVTTDTSVEPAAPAAATADAPAAATAAATADAAPMPKSTFSSSSGSSSTVTAPTPSSSTSEESSVPSTSLLTSSPDSEQRSQAGTTRTPTPGGASTSEAAVSDSPSSVVNKQLGSMTLDEQQGGAEAAASAPGESVSALVGSSSSSTSAPSSSTSIGTSRPSAAEPVLSLHYSSEGTTTSTIKLDFTDEWSSTSGTMGSGAHKTSEVAQSRASVSTESSASGQIPSEPSRQQSLPAAAAEPPCDASCSSTPPAAAEGSSQGDGTERSQPEGAEDTSGGCRRAEPTGESQCGPLPSEWEGQSQPARGNQDSDDSDDDPILIPSTRIRGQGQRRSAAARIQELFRRRKERREMEESETQNIRRPSVKMVYKGHRNSRTMIKESCFWGNNFVMSGSDCGHIFIWDRHTAEHLMLLEADNHVVNCLQPHPYDPILASSGIDYDIKVWSPLEVSPSFNRVLANEVITRNELMLEETRNTITVPASFMLRMLASLNHIRSDRLEGDRSEGSGQENEEEQ; encoded by the exons ATGTCCTGCTCCGGGAACCTGGTGTGGGATGTAAATAAACGCCTGATCGGATACAGCGAGCCCAACACCATCAGGACCAACTACTTAG GTAGAAGAGAATTTGTCCAGAGGCTTAAACTTGAAGCGACACTGAATGTACACGATGGCTGT GTCAACACGATATCCTGGAATGAGACAGGCGAATACATCCTGTCAGGATCAGACGACACATTTTTGGTTATTACGAACCCATACAACAAGAAG GTTAAGAAATCGATACGTTCAGGTCATCGGGCAAACATCTTCAGTGCGAAGTTCATGCCGCACACCAACGACCAGGAGATCATCTCCTGCTCTGGAGATGGCATCATCTACTACACCCACACTGAGAAGAGTCCTGAGTTCAACAGACAATGCCAGTTCACCTGTCACTATGGGACAGCTTATGAG ATTATgacggtaccaaatgacccctACACGTTTCTGTCGTGTGGGGAGGACGGCACCGTGCGATGGTTCGATCTTCGCACGAAGACGAGCTGCAATAAAGAAGACTGCAAAGAT GACATCCTGATTAACTGTCGGAGGGCAGCAACCTCTATATCCATCTCTCCACTGGTGCCATATTATCTGGCTGTGGGCTGCTCCGACAGCTCCGTGCGAATCTACGACAGACGTATGCTGGGAACCAGAACGACAG GTAACTACATGGGCCGGGGGACGACGGGCATGTGCGTTCGTTTTGTTCCCGCTCACCTGACCAACAAGTCGTGCCGGGTGACGTCCCTCTGCTACAGCGAGGACGGGCAGGAGGTGCTGGTCAGCTACTCCTCCGATTACATCTACCTGTTCAATCCCAAAGATGACAAGGCCCGGGAGCTGAAGGGCCCGtccgaggagaggagggaggag CTGAGGCAGCCTCCAGTGAAACGCCTCCGACTACGAGGGGACTGGTCTGACACTGGACCCCGAGCTCGCCcggagagtgagagggagagagacg GTGAGCAGAGCCCAAACGTGTCTCTGATGCAGAGGATGTCGGACATGTTGTCTCGTTGGTTTGAGGAGGCCAGCGAagctcagagcagcagaggaacgcGGCCACAGACACGGCCCAGAG TCTCGCTTCCAGGAACAGCCGGCCGTCCCGAGGCCTCGTCAAATCCTCCAGCTGCCCCGGCAGGAGACTCCAGTCAGAACCCCAGTGCCCCCGAGAGGCCTGTGACGACAGACACTTCAGTGgaacctgctgctcctgccgCTGCCACAGCCGATGCACCTGCCGCTGCCACCGCTGCTGCCACCGCCGATGCTGCCCCCATGCCCAAGTccaccttctcttcctcctcagggtcTTCATCAACAGTTACAGCACCCACTCCCTCCAGCTCCACGTCAGAGGAGAGTTCGGTCCcttccacctccctcctcacctcctcccctgACTCAGAGCAGAGGAGTCAGGCAGGTACGACCAGGACCCCCACGCCGGGGGGCGCGTCCACCTCAGAAGCTGCAGTCTCAG ATTCCCCCTCGTCTGTGGTTAACAAACAGCTGGGATCCATGACTCTTGATGAACAGCAGG gaggagcagaagctgcagcctcAGCTCCTGGTGAATCTGTATCTGCGCTagttggcagcagcagcagcagcaccagtgctccctcctcctccacctcgaTCGGCACCAGTCGACCCAGTGCAGCAGAGCCGGTCCTCAGCCTACATTACAGCTCAGAGGgaaccaccaccagcaccatcaAGCTGGACTTCACTGATGAGTG GAGCAGCACTTCTGGCACTATGGGCAGCGGAGCTCACAAAACATCTGAGGTTGCGCAGAGCCGAGCGAGTGTGTCGACGGAGAGTTCAGCATCAGGGCAAA TTCCCTCTGAGCCCTCGAGGCAGCAGAGTTTGCCGGCCGCCGCTGCAGAGCCACCGTGTGACGCCTCCTGCAGCTCGACGCCTCCAGCTGCGGCGGAGGGCTCCTCCCAGGGGGACGGCACGGAGAGGAGTCAGCCGGAGGGGGCGGAGGACACGTcgggaggctgcaggagggCGGAGCCAACCGGGGAGAGCCAATGCGGCCCGCTCCCGTCAGAGTGGGAGGGCCAGAGTCAGCCCGCCCGGGGCAACCAGGACTCTGATGACAGCGATGACGATCCCATCCTCATCCCGTCCACGAGGATCAGAGGACAGGGACAGAG aCGCTCGGCAGCAGCTCGCATCCAGGAGCTGTTTcgcaggaggaaagaaagaagggagatggaggagagcgAGACCCAGAACATCAGGAGACCCTCGGTCAAGATGGTCTACAAGGGCCACCGCAACTCCAGGACAATG ATAAAGGAGTCGTGTTTCTGGGGCAACAACTTTGTGATGAGCGGCTCCGACTGCGGCCACATCTTCATCTGGGACAGACACACGGCCGAGCACCTGATGCTGCTCGAAGCCGACAACCACGTGGTCAACTGCCTGCAGCCGCACCCCTACGACCCCA TTCTTGCTTCTTCAGGGATAGACTACGACATCAAGGTTTGGTCGCCGCTGGAAGTTTCGCCATCATTCAACAGAGTCCTCGCTAATGAG GTCATAACTCGGAACGAGCTGATGTTAGAAGAAACgagaaacacaatcacagtCCCGGCCTCTTTCATGCTACGGATGTTGGCCTCTCTGAACCACATCAGATCAG ATCGACTAGAGGGCGACCGCTCTGAAGGTTCGGGTCAGGAGAACGAGGAAGAGCAGTAG